A genomic region of Gemmata massiliana contains the following coding sequences:
- the lpdA gene encoding dihydrolipoyl dehydrogenase, with the protein MSDVRETQLLVIGGGPGGYPAALHAADHGIKVTLVDEGAKLGGVCLNRGCIPSKALLHTAKIIREAHEMANYGVTFGEPTLDLAKLRDFVQAKVVGKLTGGIGQLTKGRGVDVVKGRAVFTSPNTVEVTGDAPQTIKFQNCIIATGSLPVVPKPWQINDDRVMDSTGALLLPDVPKKFLVIGGGYIGLEIGSVYAALGSKVTVVEALDRILFMADKDLVDPLERKLKSEFEAIYTATKVMGLEATKDGIVVKLEGAGAPASLTFDRVLISVGRRPNSAGLGLDKAGINVTEKGFIPIDKQRRTNVPHIFAIGDVGEEPGLAHKATAEARVAVEVIHGEPAEWNPRAIPAVIFTDPEIAWAGITQKEADEKKIPYEALNFPWAASGRAVSIARTEGRTKMLVDPETKRILGVGIVGAGAGEMIAESVLAIEMGAVARDVLESIHPHPTLSETVMESAELAYGAATHVGRPRKVAR; encoded by the coding sequence ACGCTGGTGGACGAGGGGGCAAAGCTCGGTGGCGTGTGCCTCAACCGAGGGTGCATCCCGAGCAAGGCGCTGCTGCACACTGCGAAGATCATTCGCGAAGCGCACGAGATGGCGAACTACGGCGTGACGTTCGGCGAACCGACGCTCGACCTCGCCAAGCTGCGGGACTTCGTGCAGGCGAAGGTGGTGGGCAAACTGACGGGCGGCATCGGCCAGCTCACGAAGGGCCGCGGGGTCGATGTGGTGAAGGGGCGCGCGGTGTTCACGTCGCCCAACACGGTCGAGGTGACCGGCGATGCGCCGCAAACGATCAAGTTCCAGAACTGCATCATCGCGACCGGGTCGCTCCCGGTGGTGCCGAAGCCGTGGCAGATCAACGACGACCGCGTGATGGACAGCACCGGTGCGCTCCTGTTGCCGGACGTGCCGAAGAAATTCCTCGTGATCGGCGGTGGGTACATCGGCCTGGAAATCGGCAGCGTGTACGCGGCTCTGGGCAGCAAGGTAACGGTGGTCGAAGCGCTCGATCGCATCCTGTTCATGGCCGACAAGGATCTCGTTGATCCGCTCGAACGGAAGCTCAAGAGCGAGTTCGAGGCGATTTACACGGCCACGAAGGTGATGGGGCTGGAAGCGACGAAGGACGGCATCGTCGTGAAGCTCGAAGGGGCGGGGGCGCCGGCGTCGCTGACGTTCGACCGCGTGCTCATTTCCGTCGGGCGCCGGCCGAACTCGGCGGGTCTCGGGCTCGACAAGGCCGGCATCAATGTGACCGAAAAGGGCTTCATTCCCATCGACAAACAGCGCCGCACGAACGTCCCGCACATCTTCGCGATCGGCGACGTGGGCGAGGAGCCCGGTCTCGCTCACAAGGCCACGGCGGAAGCCCGCGTTGCGGTGGAGGTGATCCACGGCGAACCGGCCGAATGGAACCCGCGTGCGATCCCGGCGGTGATCTTCACTGACCCCGAGATCGCGTGGGCCGGCATCACGCAGAAGGAAGCCGACGAGAAGAAGATCCCCTACGAGGCGCTGAACTTCCCGTGGGCCGCGAGCGGCCGGGCCGTGAGCATCGCCCGCACCGAGGGGCGCACGAAAATGCTCGTCGACCCCGAAACCAAACGCATTCTGGGGGTGGGGATCGTGGGCGCGGGTGCCGGCGAGATGATCGCGGAAAGCGTTCTGGCGATCGAAATGGGCGCGGTGGCGCGCGACGTGTTGGAGAGCATCCACCCGCACCCGACGCTGAGCGAAACCGTGATGGAGAGCGCCGAACTCGCTTACGGGGCCGCCACGCACGTCGGCCGGCCGCGCAAGGTCGCGCGGTAG